Proteins from a genomic interval of Streptomyces fodineus:
- the cobA gene encoding uroporphyrinogen-III C-methyltransferase: MAEHPAYPVGLRLSGRRVVVLGAGTVAQRRLPALIAAGADIVVVSPAATPSVEAMADAGEIAWVKRPYQDGDLAEAWYALIATSDPEANAQASAEAERHRVWCVRSDNADRATAWTPATGHSEGVTVAVLTTDARGRDPRHTAAIRDAVVEGLRDGTLVAPHHRTRTPGVALVGGGPGDPDLITVRGRRLLAEADVVIADRLGPRDLLAELPPHVEVIDAAKIPYGRYMAQEAINDALIEHAKQGKSVVRLKGGDPFVFGRGMEEVQALAEAGIPCTVVPGISSSISVPGAAGIPVTHRGVAHEFTVVSGHVAPDDERSLVDWPALARLTGTLVILMGVDKIGKIAETLVAHGKSPDTAVALVQEGTTAAQRRVDATLATVAETVRTEEVKPPAVIVIGEVVTVGPGSPA; the protein is encoded by the coding sequence ATGGCCGAACACCCCGCCTACCCCGTAGGCCTTCGCCTCTCCGGCCGCCGCGTGGTCGTCCTCGGCGCCGGCACGGTGGCCCAGCGCCGCCTCCCCGCACTCATCGCAGCCGGCGCGGACATCGTCGTCGTATCCCCCGCGGCGACCCCCTCGGTCGAGGCCATGGCGGACGCGGGCGAGATCGCCTGGGTCAAGCGGCCCTACCAGGACGGCGACCTCGCCGAAGCCTGGTACGCCCTCATCGCCACCAGCGACCCCGAGGCCAACGCACAAGCCTCCGCCGAGGCCGAGCGCCACCGCGTCTGGTGCGTCCGCTCCGACAACGCCGACCGGGCGACCGCCTGGACCCCGGCCACCGGCCACAGCGAGGGCGTCACCGTCGCCGTGCTCACCACGGACGCGCGCGGTCGCGACCCCCGCCACACCGCCGCCATCCGGGACGCGGTGGTCGAAGGCCTGCGCGACGGCACCCTGGTGGCGCCCCACCACCGCACCCGCACCCCGGGCGTCGCCCTGGTCGGCGGCGGCCCCGGCGACCCCGACCTGATCACGGTCCGCGGGCGCCGGCTGCTCGCCGAGGCGGACGTCGTCATCGCCGACCGGCTCGGTCCGCGCGACCTGCTCGCCGAACTCCCGCCGCACGTCGAGGTGATCGACGCGGCGAAGATCCCGTACGGCCGCTACATGGCCCAGGAGGCCATCAACGACGCGCTCATCGAGCACGCCAAGCAGGGCAAGTCGGTCGTACGGCTCAAGGGCGGCGACCCGTTCGTCTTCGGCCGGGGCATGGAGGAGGTCCAGGCGCTCGCCGAGGCCGGCATCCCCTGCACCGTGGTCCCCGGCATCTCCAGCTCGATCTCCGTGCCGGGCGCGGCCGGCATCCCCGTCACCCACCGGGGCGTCGCCCACGAGTTCACGGTCGTCAGCGGCCATGTCGCCCCGGACGACGAGCGTTCCCTGGTCGACTGGCCGGCGCTGGCCAGGCTCACCGGCACACTCGTGATCCTCATGGGCGTCGACAAGATCGGGAAGATCGCCGAGACGCTCGTCGCCCACGGCAAGTCCCCGGACACTGCGGTGGCGCTGGTGCAGGAGGGTACGACGGCCGCGCAGCGCCGTGTCGATGCCACCCTCGCCACGGTCGCCGAGACCGTACGGACCGAGGAAGTGAAGCCCCCCGCGGTCATCGTCATCGGCGAGGTCGTCACGGTCGGCCCCGGGTCCCCGGCCTGA
- a CDS encoding TrmH family RNA methyltransferase — translation MADLITVEDPDDPRLSDYTGLTDVELRRKREPAEGLFIAEGEKVIRRAKEAGYEMRSMLLSAKWIDVMRDVIDELPAPVYAVSPELAEQVTGYHVHRGALASMQRKPLPTAGELLRSARRVVVMESVNDHTNIGAIFRSAAALGMDAVLLSPDCADPLYRRSVKVSMGAVFSVPYARLETWPKGLEQVREAGFALLALTPDDKARSLDEAAPHRMDRVALMLGAEGDGLSTQALVAADEWVRIPMSHGVDSLNVGAAAAVAFYAVATGRPES, via the coding sequence GTGGCCGATCTCATCACCGTCGAGGATCCCGACGACCCCCGTCTCTCCGACTACACGGGCCTGACCGACGTCGAGCTGCGCCGCAAGCGCGAGCCCGCCGAGGGCCTGTTCATCGCCGAGGGCGAGAAGGTCATCCGCAGGGCCAAGGAAGCGGGCTACGAGATGCGCTCCATGCTGCTCTCGGCCAAGTGGATCGACGTCATGCGCGACGTCATCGACGAACTGCCCGCACCCGTCTACGCCGTGAGCCCCGAACTCGCCGAGCAGGTCACCGGCTACCACGTGCACCGCGGCGCCCTCGCCTCGATGCAGCGCAAGCCGCTGCCCACGGCCGGCGAACTCCTGCGCTCCGCCCGCCGGGTGGTGGTCATGGAGTCGGTCAACGACCACACCAACATCGGCGCGATCTTCCGCTCGGCGGCCGCCCTCGGCATGGACGCGGTGCTGCTGTCGCCCGACTGCGCCGACCCGCTGTACCGGCGGAGCGTCAAGGTGTCCATGGGCGCGGTGTTCTCGGTGCCGTACGCCCGGCTGGAGACCTGGCCGAAGGGCCTGGAGCAGGTCCGTGAGGCCGGCTTCGCTCTGCTCGCCCTCACCCCGGACGACAAGGCCCGCAGCCTCGACGAGGCCGCCCCGCACAGGATGGACCGCGTGGCGCTGATGCTCGGCGCCGAGGGCGACGGCCTGTCCACCCAGGCCCTGGTCGCCGCCGACGAATGGGTCCGTATCCCGATGTCCCACGGCGTCGACTCGCTCAACGTGGGAGCGGCCGCGGCGGTCGCCTTCTACGCGGTGGCCACGGGCCGCCCGGAGTCCTGA
- a CDS encoding serine/threonine-protein kinase: MNMAMMRLRREDPRVVGSFRLHRRLGAGGMGVVYLGSDKKGQRVALKVIRPDLAEDQEFRSRFAREVSAARRIRGGCTARLVAADLEAERPWFATQYVPGPSLHDKVADEGPLGAADAASIGAALSEGLVAVHEAGVVHRDLKPSNILLSPKGPRIIDFGIAWATGASTLTHVGTAVGSPGFLAPEQVRGAAVTPATDVFSLGATLAYASTGDSPFGHGSSEVMLYRVVHEEAQLHGVPDALAPLVRACLAKDPDDRPSTLQLSLRLKEIAAREAQGLADVRPPAPRAAEADRPTGRLVDTYPEQQRTQRRTSPGTPVPRGSAPSRSGVPARGGAGNGPRGNGTGVPARPGSARPTPVPRAGGPRSGSGKRPAGRNASGRPAQRTTGTGLRPANPRLLRQRLFVFVVVTLLVALGIAVAQGCQGPARGLGDDSGRHQQHAQPSPLTTDADQPASHGYESPPSQDFGK, translated from the coding sequence ATGAACATGGCGATGATGCGCCTGAGGCGCGAGGACCCGCGCGTCGTCGGCTCGTTCAGGCTTCACCGACGGCTCGGCGCGGGCGGGATGGGCGTGGTCTACCTCGGCTCCGACAAGAAGGGGCAGCGGGTCGCGCTGAAGGTGATCCGGCCCGACCTGGCGGAGGATCAGGAATTCCGGTCGCGGTTCGCGCGTGAGGTCTCCGCCGCCCGGCGGATCAGGGGCGGCTGTACCGCCCGGCTGGTGGCAGCCGACCTGGAGGCCGAGCGGCCCTGGTTCGCCACACAGTACGTGCCCGGGCCGTCCCTGCACGACAAGGTCGCCGACGAGGGCCCGCTCGGCGCGGCCGACGCCGCATCGATCGGCGCGGCGCTGTCCGAGGGCCTGGTCGCCGTGCACGAGGCCGGTGTGGTCCACCGGGACCTCAAGCCCTCCAACATCCTGCTGTCCCCGAAGGGGCCGCGGATCATCGACTTCGGCATCGCCTGGGCCACCGGCGCCTCCACGCTCACCCACGTCGGTACGGCGGTCGGTTCGCCCGGCTTCCTCGCGCCCGAACAGGTGCGCGGCGCGGCCGTCACCCCGGCGACGGACGTCTTCTCCCTGGGTGCCACCCTCGCCTACGCCTCCACCGGCGACTCGCCCTTCGGGCACGGCAGTTCCGAGGTGATGCTGTACCGGGTGGTGCACGAGGAAGCGCAGCTGCACGGCGTACCGGACGCGCTCGCCCCGCTGGTGCGGGCCTGCCTGGCGAAGGACCCCGACGACCGGCCCAGCACGCTGCAGCTGTCGCTGCGGCTGAAGGAGATCGCCGCGCGTGAGGCACAGGGGCTGGCCGACGTACGGCCGCCCGCGCCGCGCGCCGCGGAGGCGGACCGGCCCACCGGGCGGCTCGTCGACACCTACCCCGAGCAGCAGCGCACCCAGCGGCGCACCTCCCCCGGCACGCCGGTGCCGCGCGGCAGCGCCCCCTCCCGGAGCGGTGTCCCGGCGCGCGGCGGTGCCGGCAACGGCCCGCGCGGCAACGGTACGGGTGTCCCCGCGCGGCCTGGCTCGGCACGCCCGACCCCGGTGCCGCGCGCCGGCGGCCCGCGCTCGGGCAGCGGAAAGCGTCCCGCCGGGCGCAACGCCTCCGGGCGGCCGGCGCAGCGTACGACGGGCACCGGGCTGCGGCCGGCCAATCCCCGGCTGCTGCGCCAGCGGCTCTTCGTGTTCGTCGTGGTGACGCTGCTCGTGGCCCTCGGCATCGCGGTGGCCCAGGGCTGCCAGGGCCCGGCACGCGGGCTCGGCGACGACAGCGGCCGGCACCAGCAGCACGCCCAGCCGAGCCCCCTGACCACGGATGCCGACCAGCCGGCGTCCCATGGGTACGAGTCACCGCCGAGCCAGGACTTCGGGAAGTGA
- a CDS encoding phosphotransferase family protein: MTLLPALTAEVRAAAHPDNAEGPCTCTGTCGPLADRPDATVVRHAGTVAKAHAPGTDPAELTLRLATAARLPDVLLPPLAPAPTPLRDRLVTFWPYGTPVDPDAPDAAPWEATATLLARLHRTPPPDGLPAMRGPAKAARAVARLHAALRTEPRAAAVPVLAAWAALPAWARAEAPMPGAPALCHGDLHLGQLVRHPAPDGPWRLIDVDDLGTGVPAWDLARPAAWYACGLLPPDEWTRFLGAYQRAGGPAVPAAGDPWPVLDVPARALTVQTAALAVTKAVAAGRPLDEVEQAIVDACARMAPIPHQLAPGVTD, from the coding sequence TTGACCCTCCTCCCCGCGCTCACCGCAGAGGTCAGAGCCGCCGCCCACCCGGACAACGCCGAAGGCCCCTGCACCTGCACCGGCACCTGCGGCCCCCTCGCCGACCGCCCGGACGCCACCGTCGTACGGCACGCCGGCACCGTCGCCAAGGCCCACGCCCCGGGCACGGACCCCGCCGAGCTGACCCTCCGCCTGGCCACCGCCGCCCGTCTCCCGGACGTGCTCCTGCCCCCGCTCGCCCCGGCCCCCACTCCGTTGCGGGACCGCCTGGTGACCTTCTGGCCGTACGGCACCCCCGTGGACCCCGACGCCCCGGACGCGGCCCCCTGGGAGGCCACCGCCACCCTCCTCGCCCGCCTGCACCGCACGCCCCCGCCCGACGGCCTGCCTGCGATGCGCGGTCCCGCCAAGGCCGCCCGGGCCGTCGCCCGGCTCCACGCTGCCCTGCGCACCGAACCCCGGGCGGCGGCCGTCCCCGTCCTCGCCGCCTGGGCCGCCCTCCCCGCCTGGGCCCGCGCCGAGGCCCCCATGCCCGGCGCCCCCGCCCTCTGCCACGGCGACCTGCACCTCGGCCAGCTCGTCCGGCACCCGGCACCGGACGGCCCCTGGCGGCTGATCGACGTCGACGACCTGGGAACCGGCGTCCCGGCCTGGGACCTGGCCCGTCCCGCCGCCTGGTACGCCTGCGGGCTCCTCCCGCCCGACGAGTGGACCCGTTTCCTCGGCGCGTACCAGCGGGCCGGCGGCCCGGCCGTACCCGCGGCCGGTGACCCCTGGCCCGTCCTGGACGTCCCGGCCCGCGCGCTGACCGTGCAGACGGCCGCCCTCGCCGTCACCAAGGCGGTCGCGGCCGGCCGTCCGCTGGACGAGGTGGAACAGGCCATCGTCGACGCATGTGCCCGAATGGCCCCGATTCCACACCAGTTGGCGCCCGGGGTCACGGACTAG
- a CDS encoding zf-TFIIB domain-containing protein, with translation MHCPKCHAPMHTYNRNGVQIEQCSGCRGIFLDYGELEALTQLEAQWSRSVPPAPQSYPAPPAPAWGAPHGGHHGGHHGGHEHYGHHGHHGHKSWAHMLFSS, from the coding sequence ATGCATTGTCCGAAGTGCCATGCGCCGATGCACACCTACAACCGCAACGGCGTCCAGATCGAGCAGTGCAGCGGCTGCCGCGGCATCTTTCTCGACTACGGCGAGCTGGAGGCGCTGACGCAGCTGGAGGCCCAGTGGTCCAGGTCCGTCCCGCCGGCCCCGCAGTCGTACCCGGCCCCGCCCGCGCCCGCCTGGGGCGCCCCGCACGGCGGCCACCACGGCGGTCACCACGGTGGTCACGAGCACTACGGCCACCACGGTCACCATGGCCACAAGAGCTGGGCTCACATGCTCTTCTCCAGCTGA
- a CDS encoding chorismate-binding protein yields MLHHPSGLPPLARFGDRVATGLLDVTSDPAALDSTGFWAVCADFEGRLTCARFADVRKEPVPAPVPGGWRGPALGDWTSSLDRAAYTAAVRRIREHIAAGEVYQANLCRVLGAPVAADADVDALTALLARGNPAPYAGTIRLPEHGVEIATASPELFLRRDGRVVESGPIKGTGRTEADLLEKDYAENVMIVDLVRNDLGRVCTTGSVTVPDLCAVEKHPGLVHLVSTVRGELRDGAGWPELLTAAFPPGSVTGAPKSSALTIIEALEPAPRGPYCGGIGWVDADRGVGELAVGIRTFWIDRAEGALRFGTGAGITWGSDPEGEWRETELKASRLLAVASGAYEANGRVFA; encoded by the coding sequence GTGCTTCACCACCCTTCCGGCCTCCCTCCCCTCGCCCGCTTCGGCGACCGCGTCGCCACCGGCCTGCTCGACGTCACCAGCGATCCCGCTGCCCTGGACTCCACGGGCTTCTGGGCCGTCTGCGCCGACTTCGAGGGCCGGCTGACGTGCGCCCGCTTCGCGGACGTACGCAAGGAGCCGGTGCCCGCCCCGGTGCCGGGCGGCTGGCGGGGACCGGCGCTGGGTGACTGGACCTCCTCCCTGGACCGGGCCGCGTACACGGCGGCCGTCCGCCGGATACGCGAGCACATCGCGGCCGGCGAGGTCTACCAGGCCAATCTCTGCCGGGTGCTCGGCGCGCCGGTCGCCGCGGACGCCGACGTGGACGCCCTGACCGCCCTGCTGGCCCGCGGCAACCCGGCGCCGTACGCCGGAACGATCCGGCTGCCGGAACACGGCGTGGAGATCGCCACCGCCTCGCCCGAGCTCTTCCTGCGCCGGGACGGGCGTGTCGTGGAGTCGGGACCCATCAAGGGCACCGGACGCACGGAGGCGGACCTCCTGGAGAAGGACTACGCCGAGAACGTCATGATCGTGGACCTGGTCCGCAACGACCTCGGGCGTGTCTGTACGACGGGCAGCGTGACCGTCCCCGACCTGTGCGCCGTGGAGAAGCACCCCGGCCTGGTCCACCTGGTCTCCACCGTCCGCGGCGAGCTGCGCGACGGGGCCGGGTGGCCGGAACTCCTCACGGCCGCCTTCCCGCCCGGTTCGGTGACCGGCGCGCCGAAGTCGAGCGCCCTCACGATCATCGAGGCCCTGGAGCCCGCCCCGCGCGGGCCGTACTGCGGCGGCATCGGCTGGGTCGACGCCGACCGGGGCGTGGGCGAGCTGGCCGTGGGCATCCGCACCTTCTGGATCGACCGCGCCGAGGGCGCGCTTCGATTCGGCACCGGCGCCGGCATCACCTGGGGATCGGACCCCGAGGGGGAGTGGCGGGAGACCGAGCTGAAGGCGTCCCGGCTGCTCGCGGTAGCGTCGGGGGCGTACGAGGCGAATGGAAGGGTGTTCGCATGA
- a CDS encoding aminotransferase class IV, with protein sequence MRIWLDGELRDPESARVSVFDHGLTVGDGIFETVKAVGGRPFALTRHLDRLTRSARGLGLPDPDHDEIREACTAVLAANPMPLGRLRITYTGGHGPLGSDRGEHGPTLVVAVGETTRRPDTTAVITVPWTRNERGALTGLKTTSYAENVVALARAHEHGASEALFGNTVGRLCEGTGSNVFVVLDGEIHTPPVASGCLPGITRALTVEWTGAKETDLPLDVLDRADEVFLTSTLRDVQAVHRVDDVELAGAPGPVTAKAMRIFDERAGQDLDP encoded by the coding sequence ATGAGGATCTGGCTGGACGGAGAGCTGCGGGACCCGGAGTCCGCCCGAGTCTCCGTCTTCGATCACGGACTCACCGTCGGTGACGGCATCTTCGAGACGGTGAAGGCGGTCGGCGGCAGGCCGTTCGCGCTCACCCGCCACCTGGACCGCCTGACCCGTTCCGCCCGGGGCCTCGGCCTGCCCGACCCCGACCACGACGAGATCCGCGAGGCGTGTACGGCCGTCCTGGCGGCCAACCCGATGCCGCTCGGCCGGCTGCGGATCACCTACACCGGCGGTCACGGCCCGCTCGGCTCCGACCGCGGCGAGCACGGCCCGACCCTCGTGGTCGCCGTCGGCGAGACCACCCGCCGCCCGGACACCACCGCCGTGATCACCGTCCCGTGGACCCGCAACGAGCGCGGCGCCCTCACCGGCCTGAAGACCACCTCGTACGCCGAGAACGTCGTGGCCCTCGCCCGCGCCCATGAACACGGCGCCTCCGAGGCGCTGTTCGGCAACACGGTCGGACGGCTCTGCGAGGGCACCGGGTCGAACGTCTTCGTCGTCCTGGACGGCGAGATCCACACCCCGCCGGTCGCCTCCGGCTGCCTCCCCGGCATCACCCGGGCGCTGACGGTCGAGTGGACGGGAGCCAAGGAGACCGACCTGCCGCTGGACGTCCTGGACCGCGCCGACGAGGTCTTCCTCACCTCGACCCTGCGGGACGTCCAGGCCGTGCACCGGGTCGACGACGTCGAGCTGGCCGGGGCCCCGGGCCCGGTGACCGCCAAGGCCATGCGGATCTTCGACGAGCGGGCCGGGCAGGACCTGGACCCGTAA
- a CDS encoding GNAT family N-acetyltransferase, giving the protein MTTTLRPAEPLQQHPDGTRSRRFQVCVNSRPVGEIHLGTSPSFGDSVARVIDLRIDEPDRRRGRGTVAALAAEEVARGWGCTQIETLVPASADIALRLFGALGYTLRNRGMEKRLDTTPPELPPGSGARRMTEAEFDAWHAYESEEYARLWIERGVPEAAARAKARRDHERLLPHGLASAGMLFSVLEHEGARVGTLWVALRDGSAYVFDVKADAAHRGRGHGRTLMLLAERQAIEAGRPVLGLNVHAGNTPAERLYESLGYETTDHALSKPLL; this is encoded by the coding sequence ATGACCACGACCCTGCGGCCGGCCGAGCCGCTCCAGCAGCATCCCGACGGCACCCGTTCCCGCCGGTTCCAGGTGTGCGTGAACAGCCGTCCCGTCGGCGAGATCCACCTCGGCACCTCGCCGTCCTTCGGCGACTCGGTGGCCCGCGTGATCGACCTGCGGATCGACGAGCCCGACCGGCGGCGCGGCCGGGGCACGGTCGCCGCGCTGGCCGCCGAGGAGGTGGCGCGCGGCTGGGGCTGCACACAGATCGAGACCCTCGTCCCGGCCTCGGCGGACATCGCCCTGCGCCTGTTCGGCGCCCTCGGCTACACCCTGCGCAACCGCGGCATGGAAAAGCGCCTAGACACCACCCCGCCCGAGCTGCCGCCGGGCAGCGGCGCGCGGCGCATGACCGAGGCCGAGTTCGACGCGTGGCACGCGTACGAGAGCGAGGAGTACGCGCGCCTGTGGATCGAGCGCGGTGTCCCCGAGGCCGCGGCGCGTGCCAAGGCCCGCCGTGACCACGAGAGGCTGCTGCCGCACGGGCTCGCGAGCGCGGGCATGCTCTTCAGCGTCCTGGAGCACGAAGGGGCCCGGGTGGGCACGCTGTGGGTGGCCCTGCGGGACGGCAGCGCGTATGTGTTCGACGTCAAGGCCGACGCGGCCCACCGCGGCCGGGGGCACGGGCGCACGCTCATGCTGCTGGCCGAGCGCCAGGCGATCGAGGCCGGCCGGCCGGTCCTCGGCCTCAACGTGCACGCGGGCAACACCCCGGCCGAGCGGCTGTACGAGTCACTCGGCTACGAGACCACGGACCACGCCCTGTCCAAGCCCCTTCTGTAG
- a CDS encoding DsbA family protein — MSDSSPARTDALVLDVWCELQCPDCRTALDDVRALRARYGDRLELRLRHFPLEKHKHAFAAAQAAEEALEQGKGWPYVEAVLERVEELDRAGEPFLVEAARELGLDAEEFDTALIDGRHILIVDADQAEGKAIGVTGTPTYVIGGERLDGGKSQEGLRERIEEIADRLLGERDA; from the coding sequence ATGAGCGACTCCTCCCCCGCACGCACCGACGCCCTCGTTCTCGACGTCTGGTGCGAACTGCAGTGCCCCGACTGCCGCACCGCCCTCGACGACGTCCGCGCCCTGCGCGCCCGCTACGGCGACCGGCTGGAGCTGCGGCTGCGGCACTTCCCGCTGGAGAAGCACAAGCACGCCTTCGCCGCCGCGCAGGCCGCCGAGGAGGCGCTGGAGCAGGGCAAGGGCTGGCCGTACGTGGAGGCCGTGCTGGAGCGGGTCGAGGAGCTGGACCGTGCGGGAGAACCCTTCCTGGTCGAGGCGGCCCGTGAACTCGGCCTGGACGCCGAGGAGTTCGACACCGCGCTGATCGACGGCCGGCACATCCTGATCGTGGACGCCGACCAGGCCGAGGGCAAGGCGATCGGCGTGACCGGCACCCCGACGTATGTCATCGGCGGCGAACGCCTCGACGGCGGCAAGAGCCAGGAGGGGCTGCGCGAGCGCATCGAGGAGATCGCCGATCGGCTGCTGGGCGAGCGTGACGCCTGA
- a CDS encoding CGNR zinc finger domain-containing protein yields MLITHDTRCALDTVVDLVNTAPEDDAAADGLPDVPALADFVRNHEISDVGVLAEFDLSAVRSIRGRFAAIFAAPDARTAAVLINDLVAAAGTTPRLTDHDGYDWHVHYFAPGASVADHLAADGGMALAFFVVAGEQERLRRCEAPDCRRAFVDLSRNRSRRYCDSRTCGNRLHVAAYRARRKEATG; encoded by the coding sequence GCCCTCGACACCGTGGTGGATCTGGTGAACACCGCGCCGGAGGACGACGCGGCGGCCGACGGGCTGCCCGATGTCCCGGCTCTCGCGGATTTCGTACGAAACCACGAGATCAGCGATGTCGGTGTGCTGGCCGAGTTCGACCTCTCGGCGGTGCGCAGCATCCGGGGGCGCTTCGCGGCGATCTTCGCGGCGCCGGACGCCCGTACCGCCGCCGTGCTGATCAACGATCTGGTCGCCGCGGCGGGCACCACCCCGCGCCTGACGGACCACGACGGCTACGACTGGCATGTGCACTACTTCGCACCGGGGGCCTCCGTCGCCGACCATCTGGCCGCCGACGGCGGGATGGCGCTCGCCTTCTTCGTGGTCGCCGGGGAGCAGGAGCGGCTGCGGCGCTGCGAGGCGCCGGACTGCCGGCGCGCCTTCGTCGACCTCTCCCGCAACCGCTCGCGCCGCTACTGCGACAGCCGCACCTGCGGCAACCGGCTGCATGTCGCCGCGTACCGGGCCCGCCGGAAGGAGGCGACGGGCTGA